The following are encoded in a window of Bremerella alba genomic DNA:
- the truA gene encoding tRNA pseudouridine(38-40) synthase TruA, with protein MNSTEHAAARSPGRCIKLTVAYDGTNYQGWQRQATGPTIQSALEAAINCIAQDDVHVSGSGRTDSGVHAWGQVASFHTKSKMPADVFRKALNATLPHDIVVRHACDVPITFRPINDAISKRYRYVLQPGRINDPFSLKHAWFVKRILDVPSMQAAAQALIGEHDFATFQSTGSPRQSTVRTMLDATVTVHDADERAKIFIEVEATGFLYNMVRIIAGTLVDIGQGRRTADSMAEIIASCDRSQAGMTAPAHGLYLLQVHYPPHH; from the coding sequence ATGAATTCTACCGAGCATGCAGCGGCCCGTTCTCCCGGCCGCTGCATTAAGTTGACCGTTGCCTACGACGGCACCAACTATCAAGGCTGGCAGCGTCAGGCCACCGGTCCCACGATTCAATCGGCGCTCGAAGCGGCCATCAACTGCATCGCGCAAGACGACGTCCACGTTTCCGGCAGCGGGCGAACCGATTCCGGCGTGCACGCCTGGGGACAGGTCGCCAGCTTTCATACGAAGTCGAAGATGCCAGCAGACGTCTTCCGCAAAGCACTCAATGCCACGCTCCCGCACGATATCGTTGTGCGGCACGCGTGCGATGTGCCGATCACCTTTCGACCGATCAACGATGCCATCTCGAAACGGTACCGCTACGTCCTGCAGCCAGGCCGCATCAACGATCCGTTCTCGCTCAAGCATGCCTGGTTTGTCAAACGTATCCTTGATGTCCCCTCGATGCAGGCCGCCGCCCAGGCATTGATCGGCGAGCACGACTTCGCCACGTTCCAATCCACCGGCTCGCCGCGTCAATCGACCGTACGCACGATGCTCGATGCCACCGTGACGGTGCACGACGCCGACGAACGCGCGAAGATCTTCATCGAAGTCGAAGCCACTGGATTCTTGTACAACATGGTCCGCATTATCGCCGGCACGCTGGTCGACATAGGGCAGGGGAGGCGCACCGCCGATTCCATGGCCGAAATCATCGCCTCGTGCGATCGGTCTCAAGCCGGCATGACGGCTCCGGCGCATGGACTATACTTGCTTCAGGTCCATTACCCTCCGCACCACTGA